The sequence below is a genomic window from Methylophilus sp. DW102.
TGGCGAGACCACCGCGTCCAGGGTCTGGTTGATGCCCTGGATAATCTGACGGAAATCCCCGGCGTGTGCTTCAACGTCTACCCGTGTATCCAGTTTGCCCTGTTGTGCGTCCGAGGCCAGGTGATGAACATCGCTGATCAGCTGGTGAATCGCCTGTGCGCAGTGCTGCAGGCTGGTTTGCATCAGGTTAAAGTCACCGGCAAACTGGGTGTCAATCTGGGTCGGAATATTGCCTGCCGCCATTTGATCCAGATAATGCGCCGTGGTCTGCAAGGGCGTGACCACGGCATCCAGCGTCTGGTTAAAGCCGGCCACAATCTGCCTGAATTCACCCTGATGACGTGATTCATCCACGCGTTTGGAGAGTTGGCCCTGTTCCGCGGCGGCTGACAGCGTATGCACATCTTCCATCAGGCGTTTGAAGTTTTGGCGTACCTGCTCAATGCTCTGATTGATATAGCTGCGTTGACCAGGGAAAGCCGCCAGTGGCTGGTTGAAATCCCCTTCGCCAAAGGCTGTGACCACCTGCAAAGACTGGCTCTGCGCCTCAATATGCTCCTCGACCATCTGGTTAATGCCTGAAGTCAGTTGCTGATAGGCGCCCGCAAATTGGCTGCTGTCTATGCGGTAATCAATCATGCCGGCCCGGTGCTGGCTGGACATTTCATTCAGGGATTGCACGATGTTCTGAATATTGGCTTGCATGCGCTGCATTTCGTTTAACAGCCGGGCAGTTTCGTCGCTCCCTTGTGCCGCTGCCTGCACAATAAACTGACCATTGGCGATATGCTGCGACATGCTCAGTGCCTGATCGAGCGGTCTGGTGATGGAGTGGGTCATTTTCCAGGCGATGAGCATGGCCATGACTATCGCCACCAGTAATGCGATTTCGATCTGCTTGTTCGCGCTGGCAATGGTGGATGCAAATTGCGCAGAAGCATCCGACACGCCTGCAGTATTCATATCCATCAGCAGCCTGAGGGAATGATTTAATGGCTTGTCCGCGCCTTTGACTGTCGCATCAATCTCAGTCACGCCCATGCCTTCGTTTTTGAGCGCTTCGCAGCGTTTCATGGCGTCACGATAAGTGGTCAGGGCAAGGGTGATATTGCCTAAAATCTCTTTTTCCTGGGCATTGAGCGCGCCGGTCGCGGCATAGGCTTGCATGGCTTGTTCAATATCGGTGAGGCCTTGCTCAAATTTGCGGGCTTCGCGGCCGCCTCTGAGGATGTAATTTTTAAAGTGATGTACCGCATCTCCCAGGCCTTTGCTGGCGTTTTCGATCTGGGTTCGTTTGGTCAGCTGTACGGTTTCAAACTGTTGCCAGGTCTGGTGGATATGATTAAACCCGCGCCAGGCAATCACAAAAATAAAGGTGGTAAATAAAATCAGCAATCCATAACTTAAAAACAAACGGGTGCCGACATTGAGATGGGCGAGAGACTTTTTCATGCAATTCCTCAGGGACAAACTTGAACAACGGCCAGTCATCAGGCTGGCGTGGGCGTGCAGATTGCAACGCTCAACCTATTTACGTAAAACAAGGCCTGAACTAAAGCGTTTTCATCAAACTTTCACAAATGTTTCACAAAGGGAGGATGCAACAGGCGAATGGCTGCTTGGCGGGTACTAGACTCATGATGTTGTATGATATGCTCGGCGAGCATGGGATTGCCTCTGAAGTCAGCGTGCGGGGCACAAAAAATGGATTTGGAATTGAATGGCTGAACAAAAAAACTATATTACGCCCGAGGGCTATGCCGCCCTGGAGAAAGAGTTTCAATACCTGATTAAAGTCGACCGGCCAGAGGTGGTCCGCGTGGTGAGCTGGGCGGCAGGCAACGGTGACCGCAGCGAAAATGGGGATTACATCTACGGCAAACGACGCTTGCGGCAGATTGATTCGCGTATCCGCTTTTTAACCAAACGCATGGAAGCCGCCGAGATTGTTTACAGCCATACGCAAACCAATACTGAAAAAGTGTTTTTTGGCGCCTGGGTGACCTTGTTTAACCTTGGTGATGACAGCGAAAAAACCATACGCATCGTCGGCCAGGATGAGCTGGATCCTTCACAAGGCTATATTTCGTGGGTATCGCCGATGGCGAGAGCGCTGCTGGGCAAAAATCTGGGCGATACCGTACATGTGGTGACGCCAGGGGCCGACACCGAGTATGAAATTATTGATATCCGTTATGCCTGATGGAAGCATCGCGCCGCTCCCGCTGCTGGCAGCGTCATG
It includes:
- a CDS encoding methyl-accepting chemotaxis protein; its protein translation is MKKSLAHLNVGTRLFLSYGLLILFTTFIFVIAWRGFNHIHQTWQQFETVQLTKRTQIENASKGLGDAVHHFKNYILRGGREARKFEQGLTDIEQAMQAYAATGALNAQEKEILGNITLALTTYRDAMKRCEALKNEGMGVTEIDATVKGADKPLNHSLRLLMDMNTAGVSDASAQFASTIASANKQIEIALLVAIVMAMLIAWKMTHSITRPLDQALSMSQHIANGQFIVQAAAQGSDETARLLNEMQRMQANIQNIVQSLNEMSSQHRAGMIDYRIDSSQFAGAYQQLTSGINQMVEEHIEAQSQSLQVVTAFGEGDFNQPLAAFPGQRSYINQSIEQVRQNFKRLMEDVHTLSAAAEQGQLSKRVDESRHQGEFRQIVAGFNQTLDAVVTPLQTTAHYLDQMAAGNIPTQIDTQFAGDFNLMQTSLQHCAQAIHQLISDVHHLASDAQQGKLDTRVDVEAHAGDFRQIIQGINQTLDAVVSPLHVAADCVKRIAAGDLPAPIHNQYHGDFKVLINNLNTCILSVKRLVADTRQIADEAQQGQLYSLVDVTAHAGDFRLALQGSQEILQRMVAPIETVKQAAETIQVAAAEIEKGNNDLSRRTETQANALQETSASLETLTSHIKQTADHARQARQQASQANQMALQGGDAFKALSTTMQGINETSDQIAQITSVIDSIAFQTNILALNAAVEAARAGEAGRGFAVVAGEVRNLATRSAASAKEIKELIAASVSQTNVSAKQVGQAGRTMQDIVLAVQQVSSSIGAISEAAGQQSDGMQQIYASMTAIDETTQQNAALVEEAAAAAESMLEQVHTLVASVNQFKLEATPEETLALPQQAWRLSA
- the greB gene encoding transcription elongation factor GreB, whose protein sequence is MAEQKNYITPEGYAALEKEFQYLIKVDRPEVVRVVSWAAGNGDRSENGDYIYGKRRLRQIDSRIRFLTKRMEAAEIVYSHTQTNTEKVFFGAWVTLFNLGDDSEKTIRIVGQDELDPSQGYISWVSPMARALLGKNLGDTVHVVTPGADTEYEIIDIRYA